From Cucumis melo cultivar AY chromosome 1, USDA_Cmelo_AY_1.0, whole genome shotgun sequence, a single genomic window includes:
- the LOC103492638 gene encoding uncharacterized protein LOC103492638, which translates to MKRAMPWSDEEDNSSSLSQSDSDGDEDNGETKASFRVKGGRSSKEKDTEVKSGGKRKSVAVDFDTLQRHGYRGGPSVLKVPPPKENEKQDWSWSTGRETRENRETEESYEERQKTRAALENGEQLLTAQTRKEKEREKEKEREKKNVSFSQKEKRKRELGQASRGKNYVEEEKRMLRESGIYSGFDT; encoded by the exons ATGAAAAGGGCAATGCCATGGAGTGATGAAGAGGACAATTCCTCATCTTTATCACAGTCGGATTCAGACGGCGATGAAGATAATGGCGAGACAAAAGCCAGCTTTCGAGTTAAAGGTGGCCGTTCCTCTAAAGAAAAAGACACTGAAG TCAAATCTGGAGGAAAGCGGAAAAGTGTTGCTGTGGACTTCGATACATTGCAACGCCATGGCTACAGAGGTGGTCCATCAGTCTTGAAAGTACCACCTCCAAAGGAGAATGAGAAGCAAGATTGGTCATGGTCTACTGGCAGGGAAACTCGGGAAAACAGAGAAACCGAAGAATCATATGAAGAGAGACAGAAAACAAGGGCTGCATTAGAAAATGGGGAGCAGCTGCTAACAGCACAAACTCGGAAGGAGAAAGAGagggagaaggagaaggagagggagaagaagaatgTTTCCTTCTCCCAAAAggaaaagaggaaaagagagcTTGGTCAAGCAAGCAGGGGGAAAAACTatgttgaagaagaaaagagaatgtTGAGGGAAAGCGGCATCTACTCAGGTTTTGATACTTGA